The following coding sequences are from one Natrarchaeobaculum sulfurireducens window:
- the btuC gene encoding vitamin B12 ABC transporter permease BtuC, which yields MSILRRTLGWSLALTVTLVAVVVASAMLGPVRIDPITVSKVVLNMTGLFAFEVPGPEETIISNVRLPRILLAAIVGFSLAAAGTVMQGFFRNPLADPSIIGVSSGAAAGAVAAIAFPALVPAALGGVHIPAFVGALVTAFLVYAIATEGGRTPVATLLLAGVALQAFLGAMISYMMVHSGENLREAVYWMMGRLHRSGWSDLEFTLPIILVGVVGLAAYTREMNVLLLGEEDAQALGVNVERTKVLLLALATIVTAAGVAVAGVIGFVGLVVPHMMRLVVGPDHRILLPTSALAGATFLVLTDTLSRAGPAEVPVGIVTAALGAPFFLFLLKRREVHSL from the coding sequence GTGTCGATCTTGCGCCGGACTCTCGGGTGGTCGCTCGCACTCACCGTGACGCTCGTCGCGGTCGTCGTCGCGAGCGCGATGCTCGGACCGGTTCGCATCGATCCGATCACGGTCTCGAAGGTCGTGTTGAACATGACGGGCCTGTTCGCCTTCGAGGTGCCGGGGCCCGAAGAGACGATCATTTCGAACGTTCGGCTCCCCCGGATCTTGCTGGCCGCGATCGTCGGCTTCTCGCTCGCCGCAGCGGGGACCGTCATGCAGGGCTTTTTTCGGAATCCGCTCGCCGATCCGTCGATCATCGGCGTCTCATCAGGCGCAGCAGCCGGCGCCGTGGCGGCGATCGCGTTCCCGGCGCTCGTTCCTGCCGCGCTCGGTGGGGTACACATCCCGGCGTTCGTCGGCGCGCTTGTGACGGCGTTTTTGGTCTACGCAATCGCGACCGAAGGTGGTCGAACGCCGGTTGCGACCTTGCTTCTGGCCGGCGTTGCACTGCAAGCGTTTCTCGGTGCGATGATCTCGTACATGATGGTCCATAGCGGGGAAAACCTCCGAGAGGCCGTGTACTGGATGATGGGCCGGCTCCACCGCAGTGGCTGGAGTGACCTCGAGTTCACGCTCCCGATCATCCTCGTCGGCGTCGTCGGCCTTGCAGCGTACACCCGCGAAATGAACGTCCTCTTACTCGGCGAGGAAGACGCCCAGGCGCTCGGCGTGAACGTCGAACGTACCAAGGTATTACTGCTCGCGCTCGCGACCATCGTGACGGCCGCCGGCGTCGCGGTCGCCGGTGTCATCGGCTTTGTCGGGCTGGTCGTCCCGCACATGATGCGGCTGGTCGTCGGCCCGGACCACCGGATTCTCCTCCCGACCAGCGCGCTCGCGGGCGCGACGTTTCTCGTGCTGACCGACACGCTCTCACGAGCCGGCCCCGCAGAGGTTCCCGTCGGGATCGTGACGGCGGCTCTCGGTGCCCCCTTCTTCCTCTTCTTGCTCAAACGACGGGAGGTACACTCACTATGA
- a CDS encoding PGF-CTERM-anchored ABC transporter substrate-binding protein, translating to MRKLLVLCITVLLAVATFTPAVAAGGVAAVSEESPTCEFPLELEDGTGETVTLEEEPESVVALQPSDAQTVFEIGADDKLVGMPVGEFTAYLDADEELDISEGDGVTPVTEEVIDREPDVVLAANALAGDDVVDQLRDTGLEVYVYSTEESLDGVAENVRLTGELLGECEGADESLEWMDDRLSEIEAAVPDEDRPLAYYEMGDGYTAGQGTFQDEILTTAGVDNLGAEAGLEGWETVSEEVVLDADPEWIVYGADFGEPPVAESVMGTTAYQNEQFVAVDSQFMSQPGPLVVEAIDEIAQVVHGDEFEDDAAAADDADGEADDTGGDETDATDGDAESIPGFGVAVAALALIGAIGLFVRR from the coding sequence ATGCGCAAGCTACTGGTCCTCTGTATCACCGTGTTGCTCGCCGTCGCCACGTTTACACCTGCCGTCGCTGCGGGTGGGGTGGCGGCCGTCTCGGAAGAATCGCCGACGTGTGAGTTCCCGCTCGAACTCGAGGACGGAACGGGCGAAACCGTAACCCTCGAGGAAGAGCCGGAGTCGGTCGTCGCGCTCCAGCCGAGTGATGCCCAGACGGTCTTCGAAATCGGTGCCGATGACAAGCTCGTCGGGATGCCCGTCGGGGAGTTCACTGCGTACCTCGACGCCGACGAGGAACTCGATATCTCCGAAGGCGACGGCGTGACGCCAGTCACCGAGGAAGTGATCGACCGCGAACCCGACGTCGTCCTCGCGGCGAACGCACTCGCCGGCGACGATGTCGTCGACCAACTTCGCGATACAGGCCTCGAGGTGTACGTTTACTCGACCGAGGAGTCCCTCGACGGCGTCGCGGAGAACGTCCGGCTCACCGGGGAGCTCCTCGGCGAGTGTGAGGGCGCCGACGAATCGCTCGAGTGGATGGACGACCGCCTCTCCGAGATCGAAGCGGCCGTCCCGGACGAGGACCGACCGCTCGCCTACTACGAGATGGGTGACGGGTACACTGCGGGTCAGGGGACGTTTCAGGACGAGATCCTGACGACCGCTGGCGTCGACAATCTCGGCGCTGAAGCTGGCCTCGAGGGGTGGGAGACGGTGAGTGAAGAGGTCGTCCTCGACGCAGATCCCGAGTGGATCGTTTACGGTGCGGACTTCGGCGAACCGCCGGTCGCAGAGTCGGTGATGGGGACGACGGCCTACCAGAACGAACAGTTCGTCGCCGTCGATAGCCAGTTTATGAGCCAGCCCGGCCCGCTCGTCGTCGAGGCGATCGACGAAATCGCTCAGGTGGTCCACGGGGACGAGTTCGAAGACGATGCAGCAGCTGCTGACGACGCCGACGGAGAGGCCGATGATACCGGCGGCGACGAGACCGATGCCACTGATGGCGACGCCGAGTCGATTCCCGGCTTCGGCGTTGCTGTGGCTGCCCTGGCTTTGATCGGCGCGATTGGTCTGTTCGTCCGTCGATAG
- the srp19 gene encoding signal recognition particle subunit SRP19, with protein MVENVIWPAYLDADRTRSEGRRVPQELAVGEPTVDEIAKAVQQIGYDAVVERDKSYSREPWAERGRVVVRGADDSTKNDLVQAVAAYVAAMRE; from the coding sequence ATGGTCGAGAACGTCATCTGGCCCGCCTATCTCGATGCTGACCGGACGCGCTCGGAAGGCCGGCGCGTGCCACAGGAACTGGCCGTCGGGGAGCCGACGGTCGACGAGATCGCGAAGGCAGTCCAACAGATCGGGTACGACGCCGTCGTCGAACGGGACAAGAGCTACTCCCGCGAGCCATGGGCTGAACGTGGCCGCGTCGTCGTCCGCGGTGCCGACGACTCCACGAAGAACGATCTCGTCCAGGCCGTCGCGGCGTACGTTGCCGCGATGCGCGAGTGA
- a CDS encoding H/ACA ribonucleoprotein complex subunit GAR1, whose amino-acid sequence MRRVGSVVRTAQGLAILRAEPSDDAADVDAHRDEIGTTVLDDSLEEVGRVVDVFGPVDRPYLAVTPYDVHLPSLVSSTLYAR is encoded by the coding sequence ATGCGCCGGGTTGGCTCCGTCGTCCGGACTGCCCAGGGACTTGCGATCCTCCGGGCCGAACCGAGTGACGACGCCGCGGACGTCGACGCCCATCGCGACGAGATCGGGACGACTGTTCTCGACGACTCGCTCGAGGAGGTCGGTCGCGTCGTCGACGTCTTCGGTCCCGTCGATCGACCCTATCTGGCAGTGACGCCGTACGACGTTCACCTTCCGTCGCTGGTCAGTTCGACTCTATACGCGAGATAA
- a CDS encoding presenilin family intramembrane aspartyl protease PSH, with amino-acid sequence MNHRIRVFGAVAATVGIFLSVQIGALALIEPFYESELQAVDDPQNPTNSVVYFGIILLATAFMLAAFKYDLQLLIRAMVVGVSVMLAWFVFDELVPSAVTVGSINLLAALAALGLGMALLGYPEWYVIDLSGIVMGAGAAALFGISFGLLPAILLLTVLAVYDAISVYGTEHMLDLAEGVMDLKIPVILIVPTSLSYSYLELGESDPVSNDDAATASDGGERDSADAAEPSGDAEPAVDGVPAEAEDGPTEAETDDGADSLERDALYIGLGDAIIPSILVVSAAFFLDAGHLDVPGMVVNLPALGAIVGTIFGLLVLMYMVLKGRPHAGLPLLNGGAIGGYLLGALASGVSVLTALGF; translated from the coding sequence ATGAACCATCGGATCCGGGTTTTTGGCGCCGTCGCGGCGACGGTGGGGATCTTTCTCTCCGTCCAGATCGGTGCGCTCGCGTTGATCGAGCCGTTCTACGAGTCGGAACTGCAGGCCGTCGACGATCCCCAGAACCCGACCAACAGCGTCGTCTACTTTGGTATTATTTTGCTCGCGACTGCGTTCATGCTCGCGGCGTTCAAGTATGACCTCCAGTTGTTGATCCGGGCGATGGTCGTCGGTGTAAGCGTCATGCTCGCCTGGTTCGTCTTCGACGAACTCGTTCCCTCGGCGGTTACGGTCGGCTCGATCAACCTCCTGGCCGCCCTCGCTGCACTCGGACTCGGAATGGCGCTGTTAGGCTATCCCGAGTGGTACGTCATCGACCTCTCCGGGATCGTCATGGGTGCCGGGGCGGCTGCACTGTTCGGGATCAGTTTCGGACTCCTCCCCGCGATCCTGTTGCTCACCGTTCTCGCCGTCTACGATGCAATCAGCGTCTACGGCACCGAACACATGCTCGACCTCGCCGAGGGCGTGATGGATCTCAAAATCCCCGTTATCCTCATCGTTCCCACCTCGCTGTCGTACTCCTACCTCGAGTTAGGAGAGAGCGACCCGGTCTCGAACGACGATGCAGCGACGGCGAGCGACGGCGGCGAACGCGATTCGGCAGACGCCGCTGAACCGTCAGGAGACGCCGAGCCAGCCGTCGACGGTGTGCCAGCCGAAGCCGAGGACGGTCCCACCGAGGCCGAAACGGACGACGGTGCCGATTCACTCGAGCGAGACGCGCTGTACATCGGCCTCGGGGATGCCATTATTCCCAGTATTCTCGTCGTGAGCGCGGCGTTTTTCCTCGACGCCGGCCACCTCGACGTTCCTGGCATGGTCGTCAACCTGCCGGCGCTCGGGGCCATCGTCGGCACCATCTTCGGACTGCTCGTGCTCATGTACATGGTCCTCAAGGGCCGCCCCCACGCGGGGTTGCCGCTGCTCAACGGCGGCGCGATCGGTGGCTACCTGCTCGGGGCCCTCGCAAGCGGCGTCTCCGTGCTGACCGCTCTCGGCTTCTGA
- a CDS encoding DUF6517 family protein: MDRRRFVATVGAIGVATTAGCLDDVRELVDTATSFSASPAIVSPDRADETGYDYQGTDERIETETVAGQTVEIISYISTYVRTIDTPLETLGEQAETETGVFGVLTTPQVSVGEETFNPVGDLSHAEIAAAVQGQYDDLEVDNQSIRRRTVDMLEFSISIDTYEGVARFDGETSFDVFLDVSQPDYDDDHFVIAAVYPDDDLLEREDEATNVDTMIEGIEHGDDVDAEIDYADESADE; this comes from the coding sequence ATGGACAGACGGCGGTTCGTCGCGACAGTCGGGGCCATCGGCGTTGCCACGACGGCGGGCTGTCTCGACGACGTTCGAGAACTCGTCGACACCGCCACCTCGTTTTCTGCGTCGCCGGCGATCGTCTCTCCCGACCGAGCCGACGAAACGGGCTACGACTACCAGGGAACCGACGAGAGGATCGAAACCGAAACCGTCGCCGGCCAGACCGTCGAAATAATCAGTTACATCAGCACCTACGTGCGAACGATCGACACGCCACTCGAGACCCTCGGTGAGCAAGCGGAGACGGAAACGGGCGTCTTCGGCGTCCTCACCACGCCGCAGGTGTCCGTCGGTGAAGAGACGTTCAACCCCGTCGGCGATCTGAGCCACGCCGAAATCGCCGCAGCGGTCCAGGGCCAGTACGACGACCTCGAGGTTGACAACCAGTCGATCCGTCGACGAACCGTCGACATGCTCGAGTTCTCGATCAGCATCGACACGTACGAGGGCGTCGCGAGGTTCGACGGTGAAACGTCGTTCGACGTGTTTCTCGACGTCTCCCAGCCCGACTACGACGACGACCACTTCGTGATCGCTGCCGTCTACCCCGACGACGACTTACTCGAGCGCGAAGACGAGGCAACGAACGTCGACACGATGATCGAAGGGATCGAACACGGTGATGACGTGGACGCAGAGATCGATTACGCGGACGAATCCGCCGACGAGTGA
- the cysS gene encoding cysteine--tRNA ligase has product MTLHVTNTLTGEKEPFEPRDPENVLLYYCGLTVSDPPHLGHARSWVHVDVMHRWLEYVGYDVRHVENFTDVNEKIVARVGEDDLGEDEAEVAESYVERTLMDMRSLNLLRAEVYPRVSEHVPEIIDLIETLVEKGYAYESAGSVYFDVSRFEEYGKLSNQELEEIESQGDPDERSEKRNPADFALWKAGGVASDAVEEHRHEGAADPEHACETALTWDSPWGEGRPGWHIECSAMSMTHLGETLDLHVGGRDLVFPHHENEIAQSEAATDQQFAQYWLHCELFEMDDEKMSSSLGNFVTVEQAVDQWGTNVLRTFLTAGSYNSTQLYSDETIAEAEERWERLERAYEAAVETLDSPAAGSKVEDADLRAAVETAREAFVTAMNDDFNTREAQSALLSIASAVNSHLEAQPETYDYRGLREAVDALCELGDVLGFSFSGETTGTADLAGDVVELVLDVREREREDGNYDRADELRDELETLGVEVQDTDEGPSYRLPSTE; this is encoded by the coding sequence ATGACCCTACACGTGACGAACACGTTGACGGGGGAGAAAGAGCCGTTCGAGCCACGGGACCCCGAGAACGTCTTGCTCTACTACTGTGGCCTGACGGTCTCCGATCCGCCCCACCTGGGCCACGCGCGGTCGTGGGTCCACGTCGACGTCATGCACCGCTGGCTCGAGTACGTTGGCTACGACGTCCGTCACGTCGAGAACTTCACCGACGTCAACGAGAAGATCGTCGCCCGCGTGGGCGAAGACGACCTCGGCGAGGACGAAGCCGAAGTCGCCGAAAGCTACGTCGAACGCACCCTGATGGACATGCGCTCGCTCAACCTTCTGCGGGCGGAGGTGTACCCCCGCGTCTCAGAGCACGTCCCCGAAATCATCGATCTGATCGAGACCTTAGTCGAGAAGGGCTACGCCTACGAGTCGGCGGGGTCGGTCTACTTCGACGTCAGTCGCTTCGAGGAGTACGGCAAACTCTCGAATCAGGAACTCGAGGAGATCGAATCCCAGGGTGATCCGGACGAACGCTCGGAAAAACGCAATCCGGCTGACTTCGCACTCTGGAAAGCCGGCGGCGTCGCCTCGGACGCAGTCGAAGAACACCGCCACGAAGGGGCTGCCGATCCGGAACACGCCTGTGAGACCGCACTCACCTGGGACTCGCCATGGGGCGAAGGCCGCCCCGGCTGGCACATCGAGTGCTCGGCGATGAGCATGACCCACCTCGGCGAGACGCTCGATCTCCACGTCGGCGGCCGCGACCTCGTCTTCCCCCACCACGAAAACGAGATCGCTCAGTCGGAGGCGGCGACCGACCAGCAGTTCGCCCAGTACTGGCTCCACTGTGAACTCTTCGAGATGGACGACGAGAAGATGTCCTCGAGTCTGGGGAACTTCGTCACCGTCGAGCAGGCGGTCGACCAGTGGGGAACGAACGTGTTGCGAACGTTCCTCACCGCGGGGTCGTACAACAGCACACAGCTCTATAGCGACGAGACGATCGCCGAGGCCGAAGAACGCTGGGAACGACTCGAGCGCGCATACGAGGCGGCCGTCGAGACCCTCGATTCGCCGGCCGCCGGCTCGAAAGTCGAAGACGCCGACCTCCGGGCGGCGGTCGAAACGGCTCGCGAGGCGTTCGTGACCGCAATGAACGACGATTTCAACACGCGTGAGGCCCAGTCGGCGCTCCTGTCGATCGCTTCGGCCGTCAACAGCCATCTCGAGGCCCAGCCGGAGACATACGATTACCGGGGACTCCGGGAGGCCGTCGACGCGCTCTGTGAACTCGGTGACGTCCTCGGGTTCTCCTTTAGCGGCGAGACGACGGGGACAGCCGATCTGGCGGGTGACGTCGTCGAACTCGTCCTCGACGTTCGCGAACGAGAGCGCGAGGATGGCAACTACGACCGAGCCGACGAGCTGCGCGACGAACTCGAGACGCTCGGCGTCGAGGTGCAGGATACGGACGAGGGGCCGTCGTACCGGCTTCCGTCGACAGAGTAG
- a CDS encoding DUF7523 family protein, which translates to MSLAAETRRAVAKHPFLVSALRASVVNYTAAARFLDVEGDVDAIATALRRYAAELPDYDREPRDVRVRMERGVDELEPADRDDVSLAVGNGVFGAGSGEFTEIVATGTVDGRALAAVLERLAVDDVDVVAAGVAADTLVVVVERLEGASALRGVEDALDGVPVEPSAQQI; encoded by the coding sequence ATGTCACTGGCTGCCGAAACGCGTCGTGCGGTCGCAAAGCATCCGTTTCTCGTCTCGGCGCTCCGAGCAAGTGTGGTCAACTACACCGCTGCCGCCCGTTTTCTCGACGTCGAGGGGGACGTCGACGCGATCGCGACGGCGCTGCGTCGATACGCGGCAGAACTGCCCGACTACGACCGCGAGCCACGCGACGTTCGCGTCCGGATGGAACGCGGCGTCGACGAACTCGAGCCCGCCGACCGTGACGACGTGTCCCTCGCGGTTGGCAATGGCGTGTTCGGTGCAGGTAGCGGCGAGTTCACGGAGATCGTGGCGACGGGCACCGTCGATGGACGGGCGCTCGCAGCCGTCCTCGAGCGACTGGCGGTAGACGACGTCGACGTCGTGGCAGCAGGCGTCGCAGCCGACACCCTGGTCGTCGTCGTCGAGCGGCTCGAGGGCGCATCGGCGTTACGAGGGGTCGAAGACGCACTCGACGGTGTGCCCGTCGAACCGAGTGCACAGCAGATCTGA
- a CDS encoding BolA family protein, translating to MKPEDVEDVIESALEDADATVTHARDKHDDDHLAATVVSPAFDGLPLVQQHQQVYDALDDHMTTDIHALELSTYTPAEYDEA from the coding sequence ATGAAGCCAGAAGACGTCGAGGACGTCATCGAATCGGCCCTCGAAGACGCTGACGCGACGGTCACCCACGCCCGCGACAAACACGACGACGACCACCTCGCGGCGACGGTCGTCTCTCCCGCGTTCGACGGCCTCCCGCTCGTCCAGCAGCACCAGCAGGTGTACGACGCCCTGGACGACCACATGACGACGGACATCCACGCCCTCGAGCTCTCGACGTACACGCCAGCGGAGTACGACGAGGCGTAG
- a CDS encoding PH domain-containing protein: MESLHPRIRLLWIGQGVITAAVFGVVLAAVDQWLLEVPTAALAAVVGLVFVLGAAYAIRLYQVWQFELQPDALYLERGVITFVETAVPFVRVQHVDTQFGPIERALGLSSVVVYTAGSRNADVRIPGLPPNRARELQDTLRELAVESEADDAV, translated from the coding sequence ATGGAATCGCTTCACCCGCGGATCCGGCTCCTCTGGATCGGACAGGGGGTGATCACGGCGGCCGTGTTCGGCGTCGTCCTCGCGGCCGTCGATCAGTGGCTTCTCGAAGTTCCGACTGCCGCCCTGGCTGCGGTGGTTGGCCTCGTTTTCGTCCTCGGAGCCGCCTACGCTATCCGACTGTATCAGGTCTGGCAGTTCGAACTCCAGCCCGACGCGCTCTACCTCGAGCGTGGGGTCATCACCTTCGTCGAAACTGCCGTCCCCTTCGTCCGCGTCCAGCACGTCGATACGCAGTTCGGCCCCATCGAGCGCGCGCTTGGCCTCTCGAGCGTCGTCGTCTACACGGCCGGCTCGAGAAATGCGGACGTCAGGATCCCAGGGCTCCCGCCGAACCGCGCCCGAGAACTCCAGGATACGCTGCGCGAACTCGCTGTCGAGAGCGAAGCTGACGACGCTGTCTGA
- a CDS encoding PH domain-containing protein: MNRLHPLSAVVYALQYGFVWLWIPVFLVVVLSGVFDPIRAAWMPLFALAGLAFGLVYGVAYYYRFGYQVTEDTFDVASGVFARRSREIPYGRIQNVDIRQGVVQRLIGLAIVSIETAGGGDTEASLNFVSEAEATRLQNEIRRRTAGAKNRRRRRTERPMADTPDDEADLIGPRRPPEMRRDDAMSDPDLESLGPGTGAGDSVAHWETPTETFAEPRRQRLFDLDSRELLLYSFTSFRPAAVAAVLFIFFLATDTIVEFFLTVAQPVGGPADLETGTTGSYGVLTIVSLINGIVITYLLSVAYTFATYYDFRLGRIDEDFVYERGLLQRYSGSVPSEKVQSVTVTDNPAQRLIGYAGLWVETAGYGPDSNGGSQSAVPLARRDRVYSFTENLTDVETPAFRSPPTLARRRYLVRYGLVAAGIVAVAFGFTQVTIFDRWYLAAIVFAAVPVAAHLRYVNLEYYVGDEHLVIRRGFWRRRTTIIPYYRIQTVSTRRSIFQRRLGLASLIVDTASSQSFSWTAPTIYDVDLEDARDVHQTSRNRLQSALRERADADDHGLSVDFT; the protein is encoded by the coding sequence ATGAACCGTCTCCATCCACTCAGCGCCGTCGTATACGCACTCCAGTACGGGTTCGTCTGGCTGTGGATCCCCGTCTTTCTCGTGGTGGTCCTCTCCGGCGTCTTCGATCCGATTCGAGCCGCCTGGATGCCGCTATTCGCCTTAGCCGGACTCGCTTTCGGGCTCGTATACGGTGTCGCGTATTACTACCGATTCGGCTACCAGGTCACCGAGGACACCTTCGATGTCGCATCCGGCGTCTTTGCCCGTCGTTCGCGTGAAATCCCGTACGGTCGCATCCAGAACGTCGATATCAGGCAGGGTGTCGTCCAGCGGCTCATCGGCCTCGCCATCGTTTCGATCGAAACCGCTGGTGGCGGCGACACTGAGGCGTCGTTGAACTTCGTCAGCGAAGCCGAGGCGACCCGGCTCCAGAACGAGATTCGCCGGCGTACGGCCGGCGCGAAAAACCGCCGGCGACGTCGAACCGAGCGGCCAATGGCCGACACACCAGATGACGAGGCCGACCTGATCGGGCCGAGACGTCCGCCAGAGATGCGACGAGACGACGCGATGTCCGATCCCGACCTCGAGTCGCTCGGGCCTGGCACGGGCGCAGGCGATTCGGTTGCTCACTGGGAGACGCCGACAGAGACGTTCGCCGAGCCTCGCCGCCAGCGTCTCTTCGACCTCGATTCGCGAGAACTCCTCTTGTACTCGTTCACGTCGTTTCGACCCGCCGCCGTCGCGGCCGTTCTGTTCATCTTCTTCCTCGCGACCGATACGATCGTCGAGTTCTTCCTCACCGTGGCCCAGCCCGTCGGCGGACCGGCTGACCTCGAGACCGGGACGACGGGTAGTTACGGCGTTCTCACCATCGTCTCGCTGATCAACGGTATCGTCATTACCTACCTGCTCAGCGTCGCGTACACGTTCGCCACCTACTACGATTTCCGGCTTGGCCGCATTGACGAGGACTTCGTCTACGAGCGTGGTTTGCTCCAGCGCTACAGCGGCTCGGTTCCCTCGGAGAAAGTCCAGTCAGTGACCGTCACTGACAACCCGGCCCAGCGGCTGATCGGCTACGCCGGTCTGTGGGTCGAAACCGCCGGGTACGGCCCCGACAGTAACGGCGGCAGCCAGTCGGCGGTCCCCCTCGCTCGGCGCGACCGCGTCTACAGCTTCACGGAGAACCTGACGGACGTCGAAACACCGGCGTTCAGGAGTCCACCGACGCTTGCCCGCCGGCGCTACCTCGTCCGATACGGCCTCGTCGCAGCCGGAATCGTGGCCGTTGCGTTCGGTTTCACGCAGGTGACGATTTTCGATCGGTGGTACCTCGCCGCCATCGTCTTCGCTGCAGTTCCTGTGGCCGCCCACCTCCGGTACGTTAACCTCGAGTATTACGTCGGCGACGAACACCTCGTCATCAGACGTGGGTTCTGGCGACGCCGCACGACGATCATCCCATACTACCGGATCCAGACCGTCTCGACCCGACGATCGATCTTTCAGCGGCGGCTCGGTCTCGCTTCGCTCATCGTGGATACGGCGAGCTCGCAGTCGTTTTCCTGGACTGCGCCGACGATTTACGACGTCGACCTCGAGGACGCCCGCGACGTCCATCAAACCAGTCGCAACCGTCTTCAGTCGGCATTGCGCGAACGGGCTGACGCCGACGACCATGGACTCTCCGTAGATTTCACCTGA
- a CDS encoding class II fumarate hydratase: MGDDNYRIEEDSLGEMQVPADAYWGAQTQRAIQNFPISGITFGRRFVRALGVVKKAAAQANRDLGLVEADVADAIVKAADEVIAGEHDEQFPVDVFQTGSGTSSNMNANEVIANRAAELMGAEIGDRVVHPNDHVNYGQSSNDVIPTAMHVAALEAVEKDVTPALDQLREALERKEAEFDDVVKTGRTHLQDATPVTLGQEFGGYRTQIEKGLARVDTVRAHLAELALGGTATGTGLNTHPEFPGRAAEYITKETGVQFREADDHFEAQAAHDAMAEAHGALRVVAGSLNKIANDLRLLASGPRNGLGELEQPENQPGSSIMPGKINPVIAEAVNQVHKQVVGNDAAVAAGAAEGQLDLNLYKPVCAYNFLQSAELIANSSQVFAKRFVDPLEANDAFCADQVEQSMAMATSLNVHIGYDKASEVAKTALKEDKTVREVVLEKEYLSEEEADEVLDPRKMAQRGILGQDD, from the coding sequence ATGGGAGACGACAACTACCGAATCGAGGAGGACAGCCTCGGCGAAATGCAGGTGCCCGCGGACGCCTACTGGGGAGCACAGACCCAGCGTGCGATCCAGAACTTCCCCATCTCGGGGATCACGTTCGGCCGCCGCTTCGTCCGAGCGCTCGGGGTCGTCAAGAAGGCCGCCGCACAGGCCAACCGCGACCTCGGGCTGGTCGAAGCAGACGTCGCCGACGCCATCGTCAAGGCCGCCGACGAGGTCATCGCGGGCGAACACGACGAGCAGTTCCCGGTCGACGTTTTCCAGACCGGCTCCGGGACGTCCTCGAACATGAACGCCAACGAGGTCATCGCCAACCGCGCCGCCGAGCTCATGGGTGCCGAAATCGGCGACCGCGTCGTCCACCCTAACGACCACGTCAACTACGGCCAGTCGTCGAACGACGTCATCCCAACGGCGATGCACGTCGCCGCCCTCGAGGCCGTCGAGAAAGACGTCACTCCCGCACTCGACCAGCTTCGCGAGGCGCTCGAGCGCAAAGAAGCGGAGTTCGACGACGTCGTCAAGACCGGCCGCACCCACCTGCAAGACGCCACGCCGGTCACGCTCGGCCAGGAGTTCGGTGGCTACCGCACCCAGATCGAGAAGGGACTCGCCCGCGTCGACACCGTTCGTGCACATCTCGCCGAACTCGCACTGGGTGGCACTGCGACCGGGACCGGCCTGAACACGCACCCTGAGTTCCCCGGCCGCGCCGCCGAGTACATCACCAAAGAGACCGGCGTCCAGTTCCGCGAAGCCGACGACCACTTCGAGGCTCAGGCCGCCCACGACGCCATGGCGGAGGCCCACGGCGCGCTCCGCGTCGTTGCCGGGTCGCTCAACAAGATCGCAAACGACCTGCGCCTGCTCGCCTCCGGTCCGCGAAACGGCCTGGGCGAACTCGAGCAACCCGAGAACCAGCCCGGCTCGTCGATCATGCCCGGCAAGATCAACCCCGTGATCGCCGAAGCGGTCAACCAGGTCCACAAGCAGGTCGTCGGCAACGACGCCGCCGTCGCCGCCGGCGCCGCCGAGGGACAACTCGACCTCAACCTCTACAAGCCCGTCTGTGCGTACAACTTCCTCCAGTCTGCAGAACTCATCGCGAACTCGAGTCAGGTCTTCGCCAAGCGCTTCGTCGACCCGCTCGAGGCGAACGACGCGTTCTGTGCGGATCAGGTCGAGCAGTCGATGGCGATGGCGACGTCCCTGAACGTTCACATCGGCTACGACAAAGCCAGCGAGGTCGCAAAGACCGCGCTCAAAGAGGACAAGACCGTCCGCGAGGTCGTCCTCGAGAAGGAATATCTCTCCGAGGAAGAAGCCGACGAGGTCCTCGACCCCCGCAAGATGGCTCAGCGCGGTATCCTCGGTCAGGACGACTGA
- a CDS encoding HVO_2901 family zinc finger protein, whose product MHTCRSCNQSFQTELALELHHDTCSSGQLLCQVCGDRFREADATQDGWHYECPDEDCDGSGLQEDLYRVDEIRMATH is encoded by the coding sequence ATGCACACCTGTCGTAGCTGCAACCAGTCGTTCCAGACCGAACTCGCCCTCGAACTACACCACGATACGTGCTCGAGCGGACAACTTCTCTGTCAAGTATGTGGGGATCGATTCCGGGAGGCCGATGCAACCCAGGACGGGTGGCACTACGAGTGCCCAGACGAAGACTGCGACGGCAGCGGTCTCCAGGAAGACCTGTATCGGGTCGACGAGATTCGTATGGCGACACACTGA